A section of the Amycolatopsis sp. AA4 genome encodes:
- a CDS encoding peptidylprolyl isomerase, with translation MTESARKATLHTNQGDIHVNLLPDHAPKTVANFVGLATGSKEYTQPNAKGGNSGPFYDGSIFHRVIDGFMIQGGDPTGTGRGGPGYKFGDEFHPELQFSKPYLLAMANAGPGTNGSQFFITVAPTSHLNFRHTIFGEVADQESRNVVDAIATTATGPADRPLSDVVIEKITVED, from the coding sequence GTGACTGAAAGCGCCCGCAAGGCCACCCTGCACACCAACCAGGGTGACATCCACGTGAACCTGCTGCCCGACCACGCGCCGAAGACCGTGGCGAACTTCGTGGGGCTGGCCACCGGCTCCAAGGAGTACACCCAGCCGAACGCGAAGGGCGGAAACTCCGGTCCGTTCTACGACGGCTCGATCTTCCACCGCGTCATCGACGGCTTCATGATCCAGGGCGGTGACCCCACCGGCACCGGCCGCGGCGGCCCCGGCTACAAGTTCGGCGACGAGTTCCACCCGGAGCTGCAGTTCTCCAAGCCGTACCTGCTGGCCATGGCGAACGCCGGGCCGGGCACCAACGGCTCGCAGTTCTTCATCACCGTCGCGCCGACCTCGCACCTGAACTTCCGGCACACGATCTTCGGCGAGGTGGCGGACCAGGAATCCCGCAACGTCGTCGACGCCATCGCGACGACCGCGACCGGACCGGCGGACCGCCCGCTGTCCGACGTGGTCATCGAGAAGATCACCGTCGAAGACTGA
- a CDS encoding SCO5389 family protein gives MSLDVSPALLEKAERGEVSDAEFVACVRESLPYAWEVITGVIAEADTAADGFADNETPPPDEAARGQLLRALASDAIRGGLERHFGVKLAFQNCHRVAVFRETDGDRYRAFVSPRGQLLNQSPELRDC, from the coding sequence TTGTCCTTGGACGTATCGCCCGCGCTGCTGGAAAAGGCCGAACGCGGGGAGGTCTCCGACGCCGAGTTCGTGGCCTGCGTGCGGGAATCGCTGCCGTACGCGTGGGAGGTCATCACCGGAGTGATCGCGGAAGCAGACACCGCCGCGGACGGATTCGCGGACAACGAAACCCCGCCGCCGGACGAGGCCGCCCGCGGTCAGCTCCTGCGGGCACTGGCCTCGGACGCGATCCGGGGCGGGCTGGAGCGGCATTTCGGGGTGAAGCTGGCGTTCCAGAACTGCCACCGGGTAGCCGTGTTCCGCGAGACGGACGGGGATCGGTACCGGGCGTTCGTTTCGCCTCGGGGGCAGTTGCTGAACCAGAGCCCGGAGCTGCGGGACTGCTGA
- a CDS encoding DUF2020 domain-containing protein yields MRRLLVLAPALVLLAGCNPSSPAKETPSSAPASSAPASAGLPPDPQPARTADCPYLSNETVQDANGQHVTKVKVSDDEPHPTCFFYRPDGSVQLTVRVYVGNSDVATELVNKAAPVDTSNPASDPAGWKGGYQPAGDGVVYAVAKGGNAVIVTSNQKQSIKARTVAKKAIAALKL; encoded by the coding sequence ATGCGCCGACTTCTCGTTCTCGCCCCAGCCCTGGTCCTGCTCGCCGGCTGCAACCCGTCGAGCCCGGCGAAGGAGACTCCGTCTTCGGCGCCGGCGAGTTCCGCTCCGGCCTCGGCGGGGCTGCCGCCCGATCCGCAGCCCGCGCGCACCGCCGATTGCCCCTACCTGTCGAACGAGACAGTGCAGGACGCGAACGGACAGCACGTCACCAAGGTGAAGGTGTCGGACGACGAGCCGCATCCGACGTGCTTTTTCTACCGCCCGGACGGCAGCGTCCAGCTGACCGTGCGGGTGTACGTGGGCAACAGCGACGTCGCGACCGAGCTGGTCAACAAGGCCGCGCCGGTCGACACGTCGAACCCGGCTTCGGACCCGGCGGGGTGGAAGGGCGGCTACCAGCCCGCCGGCGACGGAGTGGTCTACGCCGTCGCCAAGGGCGGGAACGCCGTCATCGTAACGAGCAACCAGAAGCAGAGCATCAAAGCACGCACAGTGGCGAAAAAGGCTATCGCTGCCCTGAAGCTCTGA
- a CDS encoding LLM class flavin-dependent oxidoreductase, with amino-acid sequence MVQQRVGEQLRFGVFLVSGRFPGQDDAAVLRRTVRAACAAEAAGFDDVWLAEHHFMPYGVCPSAITLAAHVLGQTSRISVGTAVSVLSTTHPVALAEQWSMLDAISEGRLRLGVGRGGPWQDLEVFGTGLPRYETGFAESLDLLLTAATGRVSAAGSHFSFREVPLRPTPQRPLEAVVACGGPTSSAVQLAAERGLPLLLGLHADDAEKAETVAAYGAPAAHVSTVLCQVGDDAAAVVRGALPGWLADGLAAHVPVDERPGPSRDPWEYTEKLCAIHPVGPVAHCVEVLRTSLRRTGVSHVIMFVEASGTPEGTMSNIARIGAEVLPALRDVEPATL; translated from the coding sequence GTGGTTCAACAACGTGTCGGTGAACAACTGAGGTTCGGGGTCTTCCTGGTCTCGGGCCGCTTCCCGGGCCAGGACGACGCCGCCGTACTGCGGCGCACCGTCCGCGCGGCGTGCGCCGCGGAGGCCGCCGGTTTCGACGACGTGTGGCTGGCCGAGCATCACTTCATGCCGTATGGAGTGTGCCCGTCGGCGATCACGCTTGCCGCGCATGTGCTTGGTCAGACTTCGCGGATCAGCGTTGGTACCGCGGTGAGCGTGCTGTCGACGACGCATCCGGTCGCGCTGGCGGAACAGTGGTCGATGCTCGACGCGATCTCCGAGGGCCGCCTGCGCTTGGGCGTCGGCCGGGGTGGGCCGTGGCAGGACCTGGAGGTGTTCGGGACCGGATTGCCGCGCTACGAAACGGGTTTCGCGGAGTCGCTGGACCTTCTGCTGACCGCCGCCACTGGCCGGGTTTCGGCTGCGGGCTCTCATTTCTCTTTTCGTGAGGTGCCGCTGCGCCCTACCCCGCAACGCCCCTTGGAAGCCGTGGTGGCGTGCGGTGGCCCGACTTCCTCCGCGGTCCAGCTCGCCGCGGAACGTGGGTTGCCGTTGTTGCTGGGGCTGCACGCGGATGACGCCGAAAAGGCGGAAACGGTCGCTGCTTACGGCGCGCCTGCGGCCCATGTGTCGACCGTGCTGTGCCAGGTCGGCGACGACGCTGCTGCGGTGGTGCGCGGTGCTTTGCCGGGTTGGCTGGCGGATGGCTTAGCCGCCCATGTTCCGGTGGACGAGCGGCCTGGTCCGTCTCGGGATCCTTGGGAATACACGGAAAAACTGTGCGCGATCCATCCGGTCGGCCCGGTCGCGCATTGTGTCGAGGTTTTGCGGACCAGCCTCCGGCGCACCGGGGTGTCCCACGTGATCATGTTCGTGGAAGCTTCCGGCACGCCGGAGGGCACGATGTCGAATATCGCGCGGATCGGCGCCGAGGTGTTGCCCGCGCTGCGCGACGTCGAGCCTGCGACTCTCTAG
- the crgA gene encoding cell division protein CrgA, with protein MPKSKVRKKTAYTPPVDRRTPVKVQAAGPSNLFYKIVMFGLMLLGLIWLVVNYIAGDKVSFLSELGNWNFAIGFAAMIAGLLMTMRWR; from the coding sequence ATGCCGAAGTCGAAGGTCCGCAAGAAGACCGCGTACACCCCGCCTGTCGACCGCCGCACCCCGGTGAAGGTCCAGGCCGCGGGACCGTCGAACCTGTTCTACAAGATCGTCATGTTCGGCCTCATGCTCCTCGGGCTGATCTGGCTGGTCGTGAACTACATCGCCGGCGACAAAGTTTCGTTCCTCAGCGAACTCGGAAACTGGAATTTCGCGATCGGATTCGCCGCGATGATCGCCGGCCTGCTGATGACGATGCGGTGGCGCTGA
- a CDS encoding rhomboid family intramembrane serine protease — protein sequence MSQPPNPSAPSLPGCWWHPNRPTGLSCARCGRPACPDCLREAPVGFQCTDCVQAGAHQQKQQHRQYRDAGMGARTIAGARLSNSYVVTATLIAVNVAIFLITVVQAKSLFDNGAARIEMLGELWTYPALGGGEWWRIFTSGFLHYGPIHIAANAFSLWMMGRALEQVFGKSRFLALYFVSMFGASTAVLLFDAPNRPSAGASGAIFGLLGSYAVIVLKLRLNPTALLINLVINAYVTFTIPQISILAHVGGLVTGALVAAAILYAPERNRVRWQTIGLVIITLALVGLVAWRASQIPSLVCDFGMARGQVSYLCGLSGSR from the coding sequence GTGAGCCAACCGCCGAACCCGTCCGCGCCCTCTCTTCCCGGTTGCTGGTGGCATCCGAACCGCCCGACCGGCCTCAGCTGTGCCCGCTGCGGACGTCCGGCCTGCCCGGACTGCCTGCGCGAAGCCCCGGTGGGGTTCCAGTGCACGGACTGCGTCCAGGCCGGGGCGCACCAGCAGAAACAACAGCACCGGCAGTACCGCGACGCCGGAATGGGCGCCCGCACGATCGCCGGGGCCCGGCTTTCGAATTCTTACGTCGTCACCGCCACGCTGATCGCGGTGAACGTGGCGATCTTCCTGATCACCGTCGTCCAGGCGAAGAGCCTGTTCGACAACGGAGCCGCCCGCATCGAGATGCTCGGCGAGCTGTGGACGTATCCCGCGCTCGGCGGCGGCGAATGGTGGCGGATCTTCACCTCGGGCTTCCTGCACTACGGGCCCATTCACATCGCGGCGAACGCGTTCTCCCTGTGGATGATGGGCCGCGCGCTGGAGCAGGTTTTCGGCAAGTCGCGGTTCCTGGCGCTGTACTTCGTGTCGATGTTCGGCGCGTCCACCGCGGTGCTGCTGTTCGACGCACCGAACCGGCCGTCCGCGGGTGCTTCCGGGGCGATCTTCGGCCTGCTCGGCTCCTACGCGGTCATCGTGCTCAAGCTCCGGCTGAATCCGACCGCGCTGCTGATCAACCTGGTCATCAACGCCTACGTGACGTTCACGATCCCGCAGATTTCGATCCTCGCGCACGTCGGCGGCCTCGTTACCGGCGCGCTGGTGGCGGCCGCGATTCTCTACGCGCCGGAACGCAACCGGGTGCGGTGGCAGACGATCGGCCTGGTGATCATCACCCTCGCTCTCGTCGGGCTGGTCGCCTGGCGAGCCAGCCAGATTCCGTCGCTCGTGTGCGATTTCGGCATGGCCCGCGGCCAGGTGAGCTATCTCTGCGGCTTGTCAGGTTCCCGCTGA
- a CDS encoding ABC transporter permease codes for MRTLLLTEAKLFLRTPLWAVLGVLLPTAILLGVGSIPGMRQPSPVTGGYRFVDLWVPSLVVLALAMLGLQVIPAAVATYREHGILRRLATTPVPPAYLLLAQVLIHAAVALAGVALMLATARIAFDVPLPRHPALFLLALLLGLVSVFALGLIAASLARTGKAAGALAMIAFFPIMFLGGVYLPRPLLPAVLQKIGAYVPPGTQPLQDAWVGTGGQPLQFVALAAFALGGTVLAVRLFRWE; via the coding sequence ATGCGTACTTTGCTGCTCACCGAAGCGAAACTGTTCCTGCGCACGCCGCTGTGGGCGGTCCTGGGCGTCTTACTGCCGACGGCGATCCTGCTGGGCGTCGGCTCGATCCCCGGGATGCGGCAGCCCAGCCCGGTCACGGGCGGCTACCGATTTGTCGACTTGTGGGTGCCGTCGCTGGTCGTGCTCGCGTTGGCGATGCTGGGTCTGCAGGTGATCCCGGCCGCTGTCGCGACCTACCGCGAGCACGGCATCCTCCGCCGCCTCGCCACCACGCCCGTGCCGCCCGCGTACCTCCTGCTCGCGCAGGTGCTGATCCACGCCGCCGTCGCACTCGCCGGGGTAGCGCTGATGCTCGCCACCGCACGAATCGCCTTCGACGTGCCGCTTCCCCGACACCCCGCGCTCTTCCTGCTGGCGTTGCTGCTCGGCCTGGTCTCAGTGTTCGCCCTTGGCTTGATCGCAGCTTCCCTCGCCCGCACCGGCAAAGCCGCAGGGGCACTCGCGATGATCGCCTTCTTCCCCATCATGTTCCTCGGCGGCGTCTACCTGCCGCGACCGCTGCTGCCCGCGGTGCTCCAGAAAATCGGGGCCTACGTGCCGCCGGGCACGCAACCGCTGCAGGACGCTTGGGTCGGCACCGGCGGACAGCCGCTGCAGTTCGTCGCCTTGGCCGCCTTCGCGTTGGGCGGAACGGTGCTCGCCGTGCGGCTGTTCCGGTGGGAGTGA
- a CDS encoding PH domain-containing protein — MAWGLTTLLLVGTVLDALFGDGKGAVLTGLATLAVGAFAVHWTLVRPRLSADEHGLAARTLTGTHRLPWPGTTVRLRSTRRLGRDGVTLELERDEQLFIFGQTDLGEDPRDVLDVLTELRARSAGT; from the coding sequence ATGGCGTGGGGCCTGACGACGTTGCTGCTGGTCGGGACCGTCCTGGACGCGCTCTTCGGCGACGGCAAGGGCGCGGTGCTCACCGGCCTGGCGACGCTGGCCGTCGGCGCGTTCGCGGTCCACTGGACGCTCGTGCGACCTCGCCTGTCCGCGGACGAGCACGGCCTCGCGGCCCGCACGCTCACCGGCACGCACCGGCTCCCCTGGCCCGGCACGACGGTCCGGCTGCGCAGCACCCGCCGCCTCGGCCGCGACGGCGTGACGCTCGAACTGGAGCGCGACGAGCAGCTCTTCATCTTCGGGCAGACCGACCTCGGCGAGGATCCTCGCGACGTGCTGGACGTGCTTACCGAACTGCGGGCTCGCTCAGCGGGAACCTGA
- a CDS encoding class E sortase, protein MPRRVGAGAPDPSRRRMTGPEFAEQPTEVFSAVAVAEKDDKKAKKTPPPLGKGGLAIRTAGEIFITLGVIVLLFMVYEVWVTDLFSAEKQHTASDQLDGDWAKDRTLHPELIDGKAFARIHIPSFGADFNFTIQEGTGEDSLAVGPGHYKGTALPGEPGNFGIAGHRVGKGAPFNDLDNLSSCDQIVIETHSDFFIYQVLPYEDEIKGWSSGKGAQPECKGVSTLRDSSIPGGGPYDETFGRKVVQPSQGDAVNPVPYKPAGALPKAQQASLLTLTTCHPQFSAKERLIITSVLTRQVPKTQVPDYTTLLKKIGVAS, encoded by the coding sequence ATGCCTCGCCGGGTCGGTGCCGGAGCCCCGGATCCGTCCCGGCGGCGGATGACCGGACCGGAGTTCGCCGAGCAGCCGACCGAGGTGTTCTCCGCGGTCGCGGTCGCCGAGAAGGACGACAAGAAGGCGAAAAAGACCCCGCCGCCGCTGGGCAAGGGCGGGCTGGCGATCCGCACCGCGGGCGAAATCTTCATTACGCTCGGCGTGATCGTGCTGCTGTTCATGGTGTACGAGGTGTGGGTCACCGACCTGTTCTCGGCGGAGAAACAGCACACCGCGAGCGACCAGCTCGACGGCGACTGGGCGAAGGACCGCACGCTGCACCCCGAGCTGATCGACGGCAAGGCGTTCGCGCGCATCCACATCCCGTCGTTCGGCGCGGACTTCAACTTCACCATCCAGGAAGGCACCGGCGAGGATTCGCTGGCGGTCGGCCCCGGCCACTACAAGGGCACCGCGCTGCCGGGCGAACCGGGCAACTTCGGCATCGCCGGACACCGCGTCGGCAAGGGCGCGCCGTTCAACGACCTGGACAACCTGAGTTCTTGCGACCAGATCGTCATCGAAACGCACAGTGATTTCTTCATCTACCAGGTGCTGCCGTACGAGGACGAGATCAAGGGCTGGAGCAGCGGCAAGGGCGCGCAGCCGGAGTGCAAGGGCGTGTCGACCCTGCGCGATTCGAGCATTCCCGGCGGCGGACCGTACGACGAGACGTTCGGCCGCAAGGTGGTCCAGCCGAGCCAGGGCGACGCGGTGAACCCGGTGCCGTACAAGCCGGCCGGGGCGCTGCCGAAGGCGCAGCAGGCTTCGCTGCTCACGCTCACCACGTGCCACCCGCAGTTCTCGGCGAAGGAGCGGCTGATCATCACCTCGGTGCTGACCCGCCAGGTGCCGAAGACACAGGTGCCGGATTACACGACGTTGCTGAAGAAGATCGGAGTCGCGTCCTGA